CGTCAGTCCACAGCCAGAAGCCACTGCCGCGCCCACAGAAACGCCGCCATCAGTAGCTGACATGTACTTTGTGCCCGCAATGGCCGGAGTAATAATCGCAATCATAGTAGTTGGCGCAATCCTAGCACTACTACTGCTCAAAAAACGACCATAAAAAACACACAACAAAACAACCCTTCCCCTTTTTTAGTCAATTAATGAAGTAAAGTTGGGCTGAATAGGCTCTGGTTAACAATTCGCGATGGAATCATAGTCATCGTGATTTGCATTCAAATCTCCCTAAATTTGGTGCCAGAGCCTCAGCAAACCAAGTGAAAAATTCTATCCTGAAATATGAATTTCTTTAAGAAAGCATTAATATTGGCTCCGCTTAGGATTACTTGGTGAAGTTTTTGCCTATTGACCCTGATTTTCAAACCAAACGCCAAGTCGTTGGCGAACATAACGGTCACAAGGTCTGGGGACCAGTTGAACCCCCACAGAAGCTTGGAATTCACGGAACAACCAGCGCTGTTGACTGGGATGTCTGCGTAGGAGACGGCGTCTGCATTGATGTTTGCCCTGTTTCGCTCTATGATTGGGCTGATTCGCCGGGGCATCCGCTTTCTGAGC
The nucleotide sequence above comes from Candidatus Bathyarchaeota archaeon. Encoded proteins:
- a CDS encoding ferredoxin family protein is translated as MPIDPDFQTKRQVVGEHNGHKVWGPVEPPQKLGIHGTTSAVDWDVCVGDGVCIDVCPVSLYDWADSPGHPLSERKSDPVREQDCIQCLACETQCPEQAIKITPLT